CCTCCAGAGTGGCCCGCATCGCCGCCGCCGCTTCGATCTGCCCACGATGCCCGCGCAGCGCGTGAATCTCGGGTTGCAGAGGGGCCGTGGATCCCATGATCGCATCTGTTGAAGCCGCTGAAATCACCAGCGCATTTTGTGCTGAACGCCAACCTTCGAACAATCCGGCCAGAGCAAAGGCAGTCGAAAATTGCGTCCCGTTGATGAACGCTAGGCCCTCCTTTGGACCAAGTTGAATCGGCTCTAGCCCAGCTGTTTTCAGAGCCTCTGCACCCGGCATAAAAACACCGTTCACCTCTGCCTCGCCCTCACCGATCACCACAGCGGTCATATGGGCCAGTGGTGCAAGATCGCCAGACGCGCCGACCGAACCCTGTGCCGGGATCACAGGTGTCACACCACACGCCAGCATCTGTTGCAGCAATTCGACAAGTTCCCAGCGAACACCCGAAGCACCTCGGCCGAATGACAGCAACTTCAGTGACATCATCAGCCGCGCCAGACGACGCGGCACGGCCGGACCCACCCCGCAACAATGGCTGAGGATCAGGTTGCGCTGCAGGGTTGAGGTATCTTTGGCCGCAATCTTGTGACTCGCCAGTTTGCCAAAGCCGGTGTTGACGCCATAGACGGGCTCGGTCCCTTCGGCAGCCTGCGCAATGCGGGCAGCAGCGACCTCAACCTTGGGTCGGCAGGCGGCGTCCAGCGAAATGGCGGCTTCAGTCCAGTAGATCTGGGCAAGCTGATCCAGCGAAACCTGACCGGGGACAAGCAACAGAGGTGTCATTCCTGACCTCCAAAAATACGTTTATGCAGAGGGTTGAAACCGATGCGATAGGACAGTTCTGCAGGGTGAGAAGCATCCCAGACGGCCAGATCAGCGCGCAATCCGGACGCGATCACGCCGGTATCATCCAGACCCAAAGCGCGGGCCGCGACGTGGGTAACACCTGCCAATGCTTCCTCAGGCGTCATGCGAAACAAAGTGCACCCCATGTTCATTGTTAGCAGTAGAGAAGTCAGGGGTGAGGACCCCGGATTGCAATCGGTCGCCAGTGCCATGGGAACATTCTTCTGGCGCAACAATTCAATCGGCGGAGCTTGCGTTTCATGCAGCGTATAAAACGCGCCGGGCAGCAAGACCGCGACCATTCCGGCCCTGGCCATGGCGGTAACGCCGTCGGCGTCCAAATATTCGATATGATCAGCGGATAGCGCTCCGTAAGCTGCCGCCAGCTTAGCCCCACCTAGATTTGAAAGTTGCTCAGCATGCAGCTTCACCGGTAGGCCAAGCTCTTGCGCGACAACAAAAACCCGTTCGATCTGTGTGGGATCAAATGCAATGCCTTCGCAGAACCCATCGACCGCGTCCACCAGCCCTTCGGCATGAGCCGCGCGCAGTGTCGGAATGCAGACCTCGTCAATATAGGCGTCATCCCGACCCGCATATTCTGGCGGAACGGCATGTGCGCCAAGAAAACTGGTGTTGACCCGAATAGGGCGCTCCCGCGCAACACGGCGCGCCGCGCGCAACATACGCAGTTCGGTTTCGGTATCGAGCCCATAACCCGACTTCACCTCGATGCAGGACACACCTTCGGCCAGCAATGCGTCCACGCGCGAAAGCGCGCCTGCAAGCAGCTCTTCTTCTGTTGCTGCCCGCGTGCCCTTTACGGTCGACAGGATGCCTCCACCCGCGCGGGCAATTTCTTCGTAGGTCGCGCCCTTCAGGCGCATTTCGAACTCAACCGCACGGTTGCCGCCAAACACAACATGAGTATGAGCATCAATCAGAGCGGGCGTGATCAAGCGGTCACCATAGTCGTTCTGCGGCCACTCGGCATATGACGGCGGCATTGCCGACCGAGCGCCAACCCAAACGATTTCCGACTCATCGATGGCAATCGCACCATCCTCGATCATCCCATAAGGTTGGTCGCCCCCCATGGTGGCTACATGTTTGCTACGAAGAACAGTTTTTTTCGTCATGGCGATTCTTTTGGGCTCCCCCTGCGCTTGATTTTTTCGTATACGGCTAAAAATATAAAGTCTACACAAAATGGAATTACGATGACGGTTCATGCCAAAACGGCCCTGTTAGGCTCTGAGTGGGTGCACAACCTACGAGTCGAAATCGAGGACGGTCGGATCGCTGCGCTGAAATCAGGGACCGAGCCAAAACCCGAAGACACTCGGGTCGACGTGTTGCTGCCCGCTTTGGCGAACCTGCACAGCCATGCCTTTCAACGCGCCATGGCGGGCATGACCGAAACGCGCGTAGCAGGGCGCGAAAGCTTCTGGACCTGGCGTACCTTGATGTACCGATTTCTGGACCGCCTCACTCCTGCACAGATCGAGGCCATTGCTGCATTGGTCTATATGGAGATGCAGGAAGCCGGGTATGCTGCGGTCGGGGAATTCCACTACGTCCACCACCAACCCGGCGGCACGCCTTATGCGCAGTTGTCTGAGCTGAGTCAGCGCATCTTCTCGGCAGCCAGCCAAACCGGGATTGGATTGACACATCTACCGGTGCTCTACACCTATGGCGGCGTCGCGCAAGAGCCTCTGACCGGTGGTCAATTGCGGTTCGGCAATGATGTGGAAAGGTTCCTGCAGCTTGTCGAGGACTGTAAGCCGCTGATGCCTTATGCAGACAGCCAGATCGGCATCGCGCCGCACTCTCTGCGTGCGACCTCGCCTGATGATCTACGGCAAGTGCTGAACGCTACCCCGCGAGACCCGGTGCACATCCACATCTCTGAACAAGAGAAGGAGGTCACGGATGTAGAAGCCGCTCTGGGTCAGCGACCGGTAGATTGGCTGCTGAGCAACGTGGATGTGAACGAACGATGGTGCCTGATCCATGCCACTCATATGACAGACGATGAAACCCGCGCTCTTGCCCGATCCGGGGCTGTGGCCGGTCTGTGCCCGATCACAGAGGCCAATCTGGGGGATGGTATTTTTAATGGTGCCGTCTACATCGAGCAGGGCGGTGCCTTTGGTGTCGGTTCAGACTCGAATGTGCGCATTTCACTGCCCGAGGAATTGCGTACGCTGGAGTATTCTCAACGTCTGCGCGACAAGGCCCGCACTGTGCTGGTACGTGGCGAAGGCTCGGTCGGTCAAACGCTGTATACCGGAGCCGCCCGCGGTGGCGCACAGGCGCTGGGGCGCGACGCCGGAGAGATCGCAATAGGTCATCTGGCCGATCTGGTTGCGATCGATCGAAGTCACCCCACTCTGTGTACTTTGCGCGACGATCAATTGATTGACGGCCTGAGCTTTGCCGCGCCTGACGGAACAGTGACCGACCTTTGGTCTGCCGGGCGACATCAGGTGCGCGGCGGGCGCCATATCGCCCGCGATGCGATCCTGAACAATTATCGTGCCGCGATAAATGACCTTTTGGAAGACATCTGAACTGATATGACCCAAACCAGCGACACAACCAGCTACAAAGACATTAAGCAAACCGTCCTGCGCCGCATCCGCTCGGGCGAGTTGCAGCCCGACGCTCTGCTTCCCAATGAGCAAGAATTAGCGGTCGAGTTTTCGTGCACCCGCACCACAGTCAACAGAGCACTGCGGGAACTGGCGGATGAAGGGTTTCTTGAACGGCGCCGAAAGGCAGGCACCCGGGTTCTTAGCGCACCGCAGCGACAGGCGCGTTTCACAATTCCACTGGTCCGAGATGAAATCGAAGCGGCGGGCGGAACCTATCGCTACGCTCTTGTGTCATGTGAAACGCAGATCGCCCCAGACTGGCTGGCGGCCCGGTTGGCCCTACGTGCTGATCAAAGTGTGATGCACGTGCGATGCATGCATTTCTCCGGCAATTCGCCGTTTCAGTTCGAAGACCGCTGGATCGTGATAGACAGCGTACCTCAGGTCACGCAGGCAGATTTCTCTAGCGTCGGACCTAATGACTGGCTGGTGCAAACTGTCCCGTTCACCAATGTCGAGTTGACCTTTCTGGCCAGCCGCGCCGATACCACTTTGGCCGGTTTTCTGGATGTTCCCGAGGGTGAACCCGTTTTTACTGCCGAGCGTATCACATGGCTGCAGGGTCAGCCGGTAACGTTCGCCAAGATGTATTTTGCGGCCGGATATCGGATGACAACCGAGTTCTGATTGTCCGGGCTTTACGCTTCCCCAATTCCACGACAGAT
The Ruegeria sp. SCSIO 43209 genome window above contains:
- the hutI gene encoding imidazolonepropionase, whose protein sequence is MTKKTVLRSKHVATMGGDQPYGMIEDGAIAIDESEIVWVGARSAMPPSYAEWPQNDYGDRLITPALIDAHTHVVFGGNRAVEFEMRLKGATYEEIARAGGGILSTVKGTRAATEEELLAGALSRVDALLAEGVSCIEVKSGYGLDTETELRMLRAARRVARERPIRVNTSFLGAHAVPPEYAGRDDAYIDEVCIPTLRAAHAEGLVDAVDGFCEGIAFDPTQIERVFVVAQELGLPVKLHAEQLSNLGGAKLAAAYGALSADHIEYLDADGVTAMARAGMVAVLLPGAFYTLHETQAPPIELLRQKNVPMALATDCNPGSSPLTSLLLTMNMGCTLFRMTPEEALAGVTHVAARALGLDDTGVIASGLRADLAVWDASHPAELSYRIGFNPLHKRIFGGQE
- the hutH gene encoding histidine ammonia-lyase; protein product: MTPLLLVPGQVSLDQLAQIYWTEAAISLDAACRPKVEVAAARIAQAAEGTEPVYGVNTGFGKLASHKIAAKDTSTLQRNLILSHCCGVGPAVPRRLARLMMSLKLLSFGRGASGVRWELVELLQQMLACGVTPVIPAQGSVGASGDLAPLAHMTAVVIGEGEAEVNGVFMPGAEALKTAGLEPIQLGPKEGLAFINGTQFSTAFALAGLFEGWRSAQNALVISAASTDAIMGSTAPLQPEIHALRGHRGQIEAAAAMRATLEGSEIRESHRDGDTRVQDPYCIRCQPQVTGAAMDVIRQASATLVTEANAATDNPLVLTDPDAIVSGGNFHAEPVGFAADMIALALSEIGAIAQRRIALMVDPALSFDLPPFLTPEPGLNSGLMIAEVTTAALMSENKHLANPCVTDSTPTSANQEDHVSMAAHGARRLGRMVDNLNYILGIELLCAAQGIEFRAPLATSKALTSVVGRLRDDIPSLGDDRYLAPELETAKSLVESGTILQAAAMPMPELS
- a CDS encoding formimidoylglutamate deiminase, with product MTVHAKTALLGSEWVHNLRVEIEDGRIAALKSGTEPKPEDTRVDVLLPALANLHSHAFQRAMAGMTETRVAGRESFWTWRTLMYRFLDRLTPAQIEAIAALVYMEMQEAGYAAVGEFHYVHHQPGGTPYAQLSELSQRIFSAASQTGIGLTHLPVLYTYGGVAQEPLTGGQLRFGNDVERFLQLVEDCKPLMPYADSQIGIAPHSLRATSPDDLRQVLNATPRDPVHIHISEQEKEVTDVEAALGQRPVDWLLSNVDVNERWCLIHATHMTDDETRALARSGAVAGLCPITEANLGDGIFNGAVYIEQGGAFGVGSDSNVRISLPEELRTLEYSQRLRDKARTVLVRGEGSVGQTLYTGAARGGAQALGRDAGEIAIGHLADLVAIDRSHPTLCTLRDDQLIDGLSFAAPDGTVTDLWSAGRHQVRGGRHIARDAILNNYRAAINDLLEDI
- a CDS encoding GntR family transcriptional regulator; this translates as MTQTSDTTSYKDIKQTVLRRIRSGELQPDALLPNEQELAVEFSCTRTTVNRALRELADEGFLERRRKAGTRVLSAPQRQARFTIPLVRDEIEAAGGTYRYALVSCETQIAPDWLAARLALRADQSVMHVRCMHFSGNSPFQFEDRWIVIDSVPQVTQADFSSVGPNDWLVQTVPFTNVELTFLASRADTTLAGFLDVPEGEPVFTAERITWLQGQPVTFAKMYFAAGYRMTTEF